In one window of Betaproteobacteria bacterium DNA:
- a CDS encoding helix-turn-helix transcriptional regulator, giving the protein MNAPVPPAEPEPVTAEGSDRSLYRHLGGTIRELRQKDHLTIADVAAQVGISRGMLSKIENGQTATSLDTLSRIARALGVSLA; this is encoded by the coding sequence ATGAACGCACCCGTGCCGCCTGCCGAGCCGGAGCCTGTCACCGCGGAGGGGAGCGACCGCTCGCTCTACCGCCATCTGGGCGGGACGATCCGGGAGCTGCGGCAGAAGGACCATCTGACCATCGCCGATGTCGCGGCGCAGGTCGGCATCAGTCGCGGCATGCTGTCGAAGATCGAGAACGGTCAGACCGCGACCAGTCTCGATACGCTCTCACGCATTGCCCGTGCGTTGGGCGTGTCGCTCGCCCA